TGGTAGAATGGCCGAGTGGATTTCGGGCCAGACCAAGGCGCGACGAGGGCGCGGTGCAGGCACCGTAACCGAGGAGCAACGCAGGGCTGGCTCGAAAGACTCCGGCTCTTCCTTCCCCGCGCTTCAGCGCCTCTTCCCCACTCCACCTTCCCTCCATTCTTCCAGTGAATTCTGGAGCTTGGTATAAGCCCCCCGGCAAAAAAAGCGCCCTCGCCGCAGGACGCGCCCGGCCTCCCCCGTTCCGGCTCGGCGCTCCACAACGGCCGTTGACCAGAGAAGGCTGACCCACTACCCATGCCGGTCTCATGCCCGCGACCGCGCCGAACCCCTTCTGGACCCGCTTGGAATCGCCCCGGGCCTCGGCGCTGGTCTTCCTCGCTCTCGCCCTAGGCCTCCTCCTCCCGGGAATCTCCTCCCTGCCGCTCATGGACCGGGACGAACCTCGTTTCGCCCAAGCCACCCATGAAATGAGGGAACGCGGCGAATGGATCGTGCCCTACTTCAATGGAGACTACCGATTCGACAAACCCGTCGGCTCCTACTGGCTGATGCGGGTCCACTACTGGATTTTCGGAAAATCAGAAATCGGCGCACGCTTGCACTCCGTGTGGTCGGCTTGGTTGGTGGCGGTCACCTTGGGCGCCCTCGGCCGTTTTCTCTTTAGCGCGCGGGCCGGATTCCTGGCCGGCCTCGCTTGGCTGACCTCGGCCCAAGTTCTCATCCATGGACGTCTCTGCGTGGCGGACATGCCCATGATCTTGGGCACGGTCCTCAGCTTCTACGCCCTGGCTCGCCTGCTCTTCGCCCAGGAAGAGCCCCCTCGCTTCAATCGTTGGTTTTGGCTCCTGGTGGGCTCGCAAGCCTTCGCCTTCCTCGTGAAGGGGCCCATCCCCCTGGTGGTCCTCGTGCTGGGGCTGCTGCTCTACCGTTGGCCACTGGGACGGGTGGCGGTGCCTTGGGGGCGACTTCAGCCCCTCTCCTTCCTCGTCTTTTACCTCCTCGGCCTAGGCACCTGGGGCATACCGGCCCTCTGGCAGACCGAAGGCGCCTTCTGGGAAGGGGGGATGGGAGAGCATGTCATCGAAAGAGGCCTCCAATCATTCAATGGTCGGCTCTTCCTCCCCGTCCTGCCCTATCTCCTGTTTGCCCTCATCAGCCTCTTCCCCTGGATGGCCTTTCTCTTGACCCTCACCCGGGAGCGATGCCGCAAACTGGGGCCGAAAGGGGCCTTTCTCCTGGCCTGGTTTCTGGCGCCCTACCTGGTCTTCGCTCTCTACCGAACCCAGCTGCCCCACTATGTCCTGCCCGGTTTTGGCGGGTTCTTCCTCCTGCTCTTGGCCGAGGGCCGCCTCCCGCAGCTGGCCAGCCCGGCCCAACGCCGCTGGTTTTGGCTGCCCTTTGGCCTCTTTGCCGGGGCGGCCCTCTTTCTCTTCCTGCTGGCCGTGGCTGCCCCTCTCCCAGAAGGCCTCTCCGGCCTCCGGAATCTCTTCGGGCTGGCCGGCCTGCTCATCGCCGGCCTGGTTCTAGGCCTGGGATTCCTCAGGAAACAAGCCCTCGGCCTCTTTCTGGGGGCCAATCTCGTGAGCGCCTTGGTGGTAGAAGGGCTGGGTCGGCAGGTGCGCGCCCTCCATCCCGCGCTTGCCATTCAAGAACTAGCCAAAGACCTGCCCACGGGCACCGAGTTCCGCGCCTGTCGCTTCACCGAGCCCAGTCTGGTCTTTTACAGCCAGGGAGCCTGGGAAATGAGAGACGACGAAGCCGCCACCGCTGCCTGGCTTGCGCCCGGAAAGAACCGACTGGCCGTGTTTCTCTTGCGGGAGTGGACCACCGAACAAGTCTTCGACGCCTTCCCCGATTTCAAGAACATCGAGGTCGAACGCGAGTATGAAGACCTCCTCCGGCCCCTTCTCCCGACAGAA
The sequence above is a segment of the Verrucomicrobiota bacterium genome. Coding sequences within it:
- a CDS encoding phospholipid carrier-dependent glycosyltransferase encodes the protein MPATAPNPFWTRLESPRASALVFLALALGLLLPGISSLPLMDRDEPRFAQATHEMRERGEWIVPYFNGDYRFDKPVGSYWLMRVHYWIFGKSEIGARLHSVWSAWLVAVTLGALGRFLFSARAGFLAGLAWLTSAQVLIHGRLCVADMPMILGTVLSFYALARLLFAQEEPPRFNRWFWLLVGSQAFAFLVKGPIPLVVLVLGLLLYRWPLGRVAVPWGRLQPLSFLVFYLLGLGTWGIPALWQTEGAFWEGGMGEHVIERGLQSFNGRLFLPVLPYLLFALISLFPWMAFLLTLTRERCRKLGPKGAFLLAWFLAPYLVFALYRTQLPHYVLPGFGGFFLLLLAEGRLPQLASPAQRRWFWLPFGLFAGAALFLFLLAVAAPLPEGLSGLRNLFGLAGLLIAGLVLGLGFLRKQALGLFLGANLVSALVVEGLGRQVRALHPALAIQELAKDLPTGTEFRACRFTEPSLVFYSQGAWEMRDDEAATAAWLAPGKNRLAVFLLREWTTEQVFDAFPDFKNIEVEREYEDLLRPLLPTEGYRYQIVTGFNAARTAWVEVLVALPSFESKTLKPET